From Astyanax mexicanus isolate ESR-SI-001 chromosome 13, AstMex3_surface, whole genome shotgun sequence, the proteins below share one genomic window:
- the LOC103036968 gene encoding cytochrome c oxidase subunit 4 isoform 2, mitochondrial isoform X2, protein MLRLTAGRVRTLLSRQAMAALSTSSARMASHGHEVSEQADISLPYFDRLDTPLPDRPYQDSLSAAEKSLKQKEKGPWTSLSNEEKLALYRIMFKETYAEMKRPTGEWKTVVAGILFFMGATGLVVLWQRYYVYPPHPPSFDEEWQAKQVKRMLDMRINPVEGFSSKWDYEKGQWK, encoded by the exons ATGCTGCGTCTGACTGCAGGACGAGTGAGGACACTGTTGTCCAGACAAGCGATGGCAGCTCTCAGCACCAGCAGTGCCAGGATGGCCAGCCACgggcatg AAGTGTCGGAGCAGGCAGACATTTCTCTCCCCTACTTTGATCGCCTGGATACCCCTCTGCCAGACCGACCATACCAGGACAGCCTTAGTGCTGCTGAGAAGAGTCTGAAGCAGAAGGAGAAGGGACCCTGGACCAGTCTTTCAAATGAAGAAAAACTTGCCT TATACAGGATTATGTTTAAAGAGACATATGCAGAGATGAAGAGGCCAACTGGTGAGTGGAAGACTGTGGTCGCTGGAATTCTGTTCTTTATGGGCGCAACCGGTCTGGTGGTGCTCTGGCAGCGATATTATG TGTATCCGCCTCATCCTCCTTCCTTTGATGAAGAGTGGCAGGCCAAGCAGGTGAAGAGGATGCTGGACATGCGTATAAACCCAGTGGAAGGGTTCTCTTCTAAATGGGACTATGAGAAGGGCCAGTGGAAATAG
- the LOC103036968 gene encoding cytochrome c oxidase subunit 4 isoform 2, mitochondrial isoform X1 produces MASPRRERREEGRRRADECDQTPKVRVQACMRRGSLCKTTMLRLTAGRVRTLLSRQAMAALSTSSARMASHGHEVSEQADISLPYFDRLDTPLPDRPYQDSLSAAEKSLKQKEKGPWTSLSNEEKLALYRIMFKETYAEMKRPTGEWKTVVAGILFFMGATGLVVLWQRYYVYPPHPPSFDEEWQAKQVKRMLDMRINPVEGFSSKWDYEKGQWK; encoded by the exons ATGGCGAGCCCCAGGAGAGAGCGGAGGGAGGAGGGACGCAGGAGAGCGGATGAGTGCGACCAGACACCTAAGGTCAGGGTTCAGGCCTGCATGCGCCGCGGTTCTTTGTGTAAAACCACG ATGCTGCGTCTGACTGCAGGACGAGTGAGGACACTGTTGTCCAGACAAGCGATGGCAGCTCTCAGCACCAGCAGTGCCAGGATGGCCAGCCACgggcatg AAGTGTCGGAGCAGGCAGACATTTCTCTCCCCTACTTTGATCGCCTGGATACCCCTCTGCCAGACCGACCATACCAGGACAGCCTTAGTGCTGCTGAGAAGAGTCTGAAGCAGAAGGAGAAGGGACCCTGGACCAGTCTTTCAAATGAAGAAAAACTTGCCT TATACAGGATTATGTTTAAAGAGACATATGCAGAGATGAAGAGGCCAACTGGTGAGTGGAAGACTGTGGTCGCTGGAATTCTGTTCTTTATGGGCGCAACCGGTCTGGTGGTGCTCTGGCAGCGATATTATG TGTATCCGCCTCATCCTCCTTCCTTTGATGAAGAGTGGCAGGCCAAGCAGGTGAAGAGGATGCTGGACATGCGTATAAACCCAGTGGAAGGGTTCTCTTCTAAATGGGACTATGAGAAGGGCCAGTGGAAATAG